CGATCATCGACCGCTCCGACGCCGGCCGCCAGCCGATGTCGAACGAGATCTGCGTCGAGTGCGGGCGGGGCCGCGGAAGCGTCTGGGTGACCTACAACGGCGAGATCTATAATTTTCAGGAGCTCCGGGATGAATTGATGAACCGCGGGCATCTGTTCCGCTCGAAAACGGACACGGAGGCGCTGGTCCACGGCTACGCGCAGTGGGGCATCGACGGCCTGCTCGCGCGGCTCCGCGGCATGTTCGCCTTCGCGCTCTACGAAGCCTCCAACCTCCAACCTCACGCCTCACGCCTCTTTTTAGCCAGAGACCGTTTCGGGATCAAGCCGCTTTATTATCATCGCGATCGCGAGCGGCTGATCTTCGCCTCCGAAGTCCGGGCCCTCATGAAAAGCCGGATGGTCCCGGACGAGAAGAACGTCGAGGCCCTGGTCCGCTTCCTTCAGCTCGGGTCCGTGCCGGCGCCGCTGACGACGGTCAAGGATGTCCTGTCCGTTCCGGCCGGACATTACCTCGCGGTCGCCGACGACCGCGAGGAGCTGAAACCGTACTGGGTTCTTTCCACGCATCTTCGCCGTCCTCCGGCCTCCAACCTCCAGCCTTCGAACGTTCCGATCTCGACCACCCGCTCGCTTCTCGAAGATTCCGTCCGCCGTCACCTCGTCGGCGACGTGCCGCTCGGGCTGTTTTTAAGCGGCGGGATCGATTCGTCCTCGATCGCCGCGCTGGCCGCGCGCTTCCATTACCGGCCGCTCGCCACGCTCTCGGTCGTTTTCGACGAACGGGACTACGACGAGGCCGGCTACGCCCGTCTCGTCGCGGAGCGATACGGGACGGACCACCGGGAAGTGCGGCTTCGCGCCGGGGACTTTCACGGCGAGCTCCCCCGGATCTTCGACGCGATGGACCAGCCGACCATCGACGGCGTCAACACCTACTTCGTGTCGAAGGCCGCCAAGGAAGCCGGACTGACCGTCGTGCTCTCCGGGACGGGAGGCGACGAGGTCTTTCTCGGCTACGACCATTTCAGGAAGACCGCGACGCTGGAGCGGACGCGCCGCTTTCTTGGCGTCCTTCCGCTCCGTGCGCGGAGAACGTTGATCCGCGCGGCGATCCGCGCCGGGCTGCCGTCGAAGGCCTCCGGACGGGAGAAACTGACTTATCTGGACGCGCCGTCCGACGGGAACCTGTACCTCCTCTTCCGCGGCCTCTTCGCCCCGCGCCGGATTCAGGATCTGCTTGGGATAAGCGAAGCGGAGCTGGGGCCGTACCTTTCTCAGCCTCCAACCTCCACCCTCAAGCCTCCGACGCCCACATCGCTTCTCGCTTCCTTCGCCCTCTTCGAGTTCGGCCATTATCTCCAGAACCAATTGCTCAAGGACATCGACATCATGAGCATGGCCCATTCCATCGAGACCCGCGTGCCGTTTCTGGATCACCGGCTGGTGGAATACGTGGCGGGCCTTCCCGACAGGGTGAAGCTCCGGAGAGGCGTCAACAAGCCGCTTCTCGTCAAAGCGCTCGGCGCGGACCTTCCCCGGGAAGTCTGGAAGCGTCCCAAGATGGGATTCACCTTTCCGTTCGGGGAGTGGATGAAAGAGCGGGCGGACGAGTTGCAAGCGAGAAGCCTCGAGCAGAAAATTTTCGACCGGCGGGCCGTGGAGTGCGTTTGGGATGAATTCAAGAAGGGCCGGGCGCATTGGTCGAGGCCGTGGGCGCTGGTGACGAGTCAAACCTTCATGACGCGAAGGAACGATTAGCCCATGTTGTACGAAGATGTCTTCCGAGCGCTTGCCGAAAAGAAGATTGACTACGTGGTGGTGGGCGGCGTGGCCTTGGTCCTGCACGGCGTCGTCCGTTTGACGGGCGACCTCGACCTCTTCGTGAGGCTCGAGGAGGCCAACGTTCTGAAATTTGTCGCGGCCATGAAGGAGCTTGGATACAAGCCCAAGGTTCCCGTGAAGGCCGAGGATTTGGCCGACGCGGCTCGGAGGCGCCGGTGGCGGACCGAAAAGGGGATGCGGGTCCTCAGCTTTTATAACCCGGCGAAGCCGATGCAATTGGTCGACGTGTTCATCGACGAGCCGATTCCCTATTCGGAAGCCCGCGAAGGAAGGAAAGCGTTCGAGGCGGCCGGAATACGGATTCCGACGGTGTCGGTCGAGCATCTGAAAGCGTTGAAACGGATCTCGGGACGGCCGCAGGACCTGGCCGACATCGAGGCCCTGGAGGCGATCGAGGATGACTGACATCAATCAAGGCGGCCGGACCGCCGGCGGGGGGAAGCCGTTTGCCCATCGTCTCTCGCGCGAGGCTCTCCGGCAGTTCAAGGACGCGTCCGCCGAAGCGAAGCTGCGCTGGCTGGAGGAGGCCGCGGCCTTCATCGACCGCTTTGTGAGCGAGGAGAAGCGCGAGCGGTGGAGACGGTTTGTGGAGAAGAATGAAAAACGCAAGGGATAGCGCCTGTCCGTCGCGGGCGGAACGCATTGGTCGAGACCGTGGGCGATGGTCGTCGCGGCGCATTTCGATCGGGTGAGAATCTATTCGATGCTAACGTTTAATAAATCGGTGCCGCTTCTCTTCGAGGAGGATCAGTGCGCCGGTCAACTCATCGAGGCGGGTGGCGGTCAGAAGATGTTTAAGGCGGGGTTCGTATCGCAGCGGAGTATTGGGCCGGATCGTGGAGATAATGATCCCGCCGCAACGAGCCGGGTTAAACGCGCGAAAGCCTTTGTCGGTCGTGAAGATGACCCGCTTTTCCCGACAGGCGGTGCGATAGATTTCGGAATCTTGAATTCCGAAACGGTTCAGTTCTTTAATATCCACAACGTCGTGGCCCAGGTTTCGGAGCATTTGGACGGTTGTGGGCGAGACACACTCGTCGATCAAAAAACGCACGCCGGGGCCTTATCGTTGAAGAGCGTTCGAGCCGTAGCGGAGAGCTTCGTTGATATCTTCCGGTGTGAGATGGGGAAACCGGTCGAGGATGTCTTTGATCGAGTAGCCGTCGGCCAGGTAATCAAAGATCAGAGAGACGGGGATACGCGTGCCCTTGATGGTCGGTTGGCCGTGCATGATGCTCTTATCACGAACGATCCTCGCAAAGGTCCCGGTCTCGCCGTTTTTTTTGGGAGAGGCGGCTGTTTTGGACATGAATAGGATCTCCTTTGGTTTTCATTGTAAGGTGAAGAACCCCGAATGTCAACGGCGGCGGTCTTCTCTGTTTGACCCTTGGATGCGAAAGCAGGCGGACGAATTGCAAGCGGGAAGCCTTGAGGGGAAAATGTTCGACCGGAAAGCGGTCGAGACCGTTTGGGATGAATTTATGAAAGGCCGGGCGCATTGGTCGAGGCCGTGGGCCACGCTCGTGGCGGCGCATTTTGATCGATGAACTGAGTGAATATTATGAACACGGTCAAGAGAATTATAAAAAAAGCTTTTGGACTTAACCCTTCTCCAAAGGATTGTTTTCTTTCTTACCATTACCAACGCCACAACCAGAGAAGGCAAGAACATCTTGCCAGTTTGGGATTAAATATTCAGGGCGCTACGGTGCTTGAAGCTGGAGCAGGCATCGGAGATCA
The window above is part of the Nitrospiria bacterium genome. Proteins encoded here:
- the asnB gene encoding asparagine synthase (glutamine-hydrolyzing), coding for MCGIAGILKFGSPTAAEDLAAVRRMMNAQIRRGPDGEGLFRDERVVLGHRRLSIIDRSDAGRQPMSNEICVECGRGRGSVWVTYNGEIYNFQELRDELMNRGHLFRSKTDTEALVHGYAQWGIDGLLARLRGMFAFALYEASNLQPHASRLFLARDRFGIKPLYYHRDRERLIFASEVRALMKSRMVPDEKNVEALVRFLQLGSVPAPLTTVKDVLSVPAGHYLAVADDREELKPYWVLSTHLRRPPASNLQPSNVPISTTRSLLEDSVRRHLVGDVPLGLFLSGGIDSSSIAALAARFHYRPLATLSVVFDERDYDEAGYARLVAERYGTDHREVRLRAGDFHGELPRIFDAMDQPTIDGVNTYFVSKAAKEAGLTVVLSGTGGDEVFLGYDHFRKTATLERTRRFLGVLPLRARRTLIRAAIRAGLPSKASGREKLTYLDAPSDGNLYLLFRGLFAPRRIQDLLGISEAELGPYLSQPPTSTLKPPTPTSLLASFALFEFGHYLQNQLLKDIDIMSMAHSIETRVPFLDHRLVEYVAGLPDRVKLRRGVNKPLLVKALGADLPREVWKRPKMGFTFPFGEWMKERADELQARSLEQKIFDRRAVECVWDEFKKGRAHWSRPWALVTSQTFMTRRND
- a CDS encoding nucleotidyl transferase AbiEii/AbiGii toxin family protein; the protein is MLYEDVFRALAEKKIDYVVVGGVALVLHGVVRLTGDLDLFVRLEEANVLKFVAAMKELGYKPKVPVKAEDLADAARRRRWRTEKGMRVLSFYNPAKPMQLVDVFIDEPIPYSEAREGRKAFEAAGIRIPTVSVEHLKALKRISGRPQDLADIEALEAIEDD
- a CDS encoding DUF5615 family PIN-like protein codes for the protein MRFLIDECVSPTTVQMLRNLGHDVVDIKELNRFGIQDSEIYRTACREKRVIFTTDKGFRAFNPARCGGIIISTIRPNTPLRYEPRLKHLLTATRLDELTGALILLEEKRHRFIKR
- a CDS encoding DUF433 domain-containing protein translates to MSKTAASPKKNGETGTFARIVRDKSIMHGQPTIKGTRIPVSLIFDYLADGYSIKDILDRFPHLTPEDINEALRYGSNALQR
- a CDS encoding SAM-dependent methyltransferase encodes the protein MNTVKRIIKKAFGLNPSPKDCFLSYHYQRHNQRRQEHLASLGLNIQGATVLEAGAGIGD